One window of the Canis aureus isolate CA01 chromosome 1, VMU_Caureus_v.1.0, whole genome shotgun sequence genome contains the following:
- the LOC144322399 gene encoding uncharacterized protein LOC144322399 isoform X5, whose translation MMKPGKRMMVRVSAPLPQLSALLRLPSPMAAAAPRAPAKGGVTFKDIAVYFSWKEWKLLDEAQRRLYHHVMLENFTLISSLGCCCGAEAVEAPIEQNASGGVSQTRTPRVALTSQKTHPCEMCGPVLRDIFHLAEQQGKENSQKLLRCGACGKRFYFSIKFEQQQHVGETLCRNGVDGACDVKSCGIHDSGKSFNCREVQKDFLSGSRHLRQEATASGEKPNTITQCRATLQSRKSHYPWGECKNAFSPKHPHVQDQGVHPGRQCFVCNECGKTFRYKSLFAIHQRSHTGERYHEFGKYGKYSRQRSTLSEHGKTHSGSRQYTCSKCGKSLGPKTVLIHPQRWHHGVKSYVCSECAKSYSCSSVSITHRVQPGERFYKCRGCGKSFPSMSALCYHRRSHTGERPFECSDCGKCFTARSVLHSHQRVHTGEKPYECNECGKSFLRRNSLNVHIKVHSSERPYKCNECGKSLKCKSAFIKHQRIHTGERPFECGECGKSFLRKNTLNVHIKVHSGERPYKCNECGKSFKFKSTFIKHQRIHTGERPYECNECGKSFISRTDLRYHQRIHTGERPYECSECGKSFVRQNILKVHRKVHSGERPYKCNECGKSLKCKSSLIKHQRIHTGERPYECSECGKSFITSSVLHSHQRVHTGERPYECSECGKTFTTSSVLRDHQRLHTGERPYECSKCGKTFTTSSALHYHHRVHTGERPYECSECGKSFVRRNSLSVHLKVHSGEKPYKCNECGKSLKCKSTFIQHQRIHTGERPYECSECGKSFSATSVLRSHQRVHTGERPYECNECQKSFTSSSALRSHQRVHTGERPYKCDDCGKFFLHRNSLNVHIKVHSGERPYKCNECGKSLNYKSTFIQHQRIHTGEKPYLCNECGKSFSHSCALRYHRQSHLGISPYDCSECGKSFTTSSVLRDHQRLHTGERPYECSECGKSFTARSVLRSHQRVHSRERPYECSECGKSFVRRNSLNVHIKVHSGEKPYKCNECGKSWKCKSTFIKHQRIHTGEKSFTCSECGKSFISYGALGHHHRVHSGDRP comes from the exons ATGATGAAGCCTGGAAAAAGAATGATGGTCCGGGTGTCCGCTCCGCTCCCTCAGCTCTCGGCCCTACTCCGCCTCCCGAGTCCGATGGCGGCGGCCGCGCCCAGGGCCCCGGCGAAG GGTGGTGTGACCTTTAAGGACATTGCCGTGTACTTCTCCTGGAAGGAGTGGAAACTTCTGGATGAGGCTCAGAGACGGCTGTACCACCatgtgatgctggagaacttTACACTTATATCCTCACTGG GTTGCTGCTGTGGAGCAGAGGCTGTGGAGGCACCCATTGAACAGAATGCTTCTGGAGGTGTGTCACAGACCAGGACGCCCAGGGTAGCTCTGACTTCCCAGAAGACCCACCCCTGTGAGATGTGTGGTCCAGTCTTGAGAGACATTTTCCATTTGGCTGAGcagcagggaaaagaaaacagccaGAAACTGTTGAGGTGCGGAGCATGTGGGAAACGATTTTATTTCAGTATAAAGTTTGAACAGCAGCAGCACGTGGGAGAAACACTATGCAGAAACGGTGTGGATGGGGCCTGTGACGTGAAGAGCTGCGGAATCCATGATTCAGGAAAGTCCTTTAACTGTAGGGAAGTTCAGAAGGACTTCCTGTCTGGCTCGAGACATCTGCGGCAAGAGGCCACTGCGAGTGGGGAGAAGCCAAACACCATCACACAGTGCAGGGCAACTTTACAAAGCAGAAAAAGTCATTATCCTTGGGGAGAATGCAAGAACGCCTTTAGTCCCAAACATCCCCATGTTCAGGACCAGGGTGTCCACCCTGGAAGACAGTGCTTTGtgtgtaatgaatgtgggaaaacaTTCAGGTACAAATCATTATTTGCTATACACCAGAGATCTCATACTGGAGAAAGATATCATGAGTTTGGCAAATATGGAAAATACTCTAGGCAAAGATCAACCCTGAGTGAACATGGAAAGACTCACAGTGGATCCAGGCAATACACGTGTAGCAAATGTGGGAAATCCTTAGGTCCCAAAACTGTCCTCATTCATCCCCAGAGATGGCATCATGGAGTAAAGAGTTATGTGTGCAGTGAATGTGCAAAATCTTATAGCTGTAGCTCAGTGTCGATTACTCATAGAGTTCAACCTGGAGAAAGGTTTTATAAGTGTCGTGGCTGTGGAAAatcttttccctctatgtctgcCCTCTGTTATCATCGGAGATCTCACACAGGGGAAAGACCTTTTGAGTGCAGTGATTGTGGAAAGTGTTTTACTGCTCGTTCTGTCCTCCATTCTCACCAGAGggttcacactggagaaaagccTTATGAGTGCAATGAATGTGGCAAGTCCTTTTTGCGAAGAAATAGCCTCAATGTACACATAAAGGTTCACTCAAGTGAAAGGCCttataaatgtaatgaatgtgggaaatctttgAAGTGTAAGTCAGCATTCATTAAACACCAGAGAATTCACACAGGAGAAAGGCCTTTTGAGTGCGGAGAATGTGGCAAGTCCTTTCTCCGAAAAAATACTCTCAATGTACACATAAAGGTTCACTCAGGTGAAAGGCCTTATAAGtgcaatgaatgtgggaaatcaTTTAAGTTTAAGTCAACATTCATTAAACACCAGAGAATTCACACAGGAGAGAGGCCTTATGAGtgcaatgaatgtgggaaatcttttatATCTAGGACTGACCTGCGTTATCATCaaagaattcacactggagaaaggccttatgagtgcagtgaatgtggcAAGTCTTTTGTCCGACAAAATATCCTCAAAGTACACAGAAAGGTTCACTCAGGTGAAAGGCCTTATaagtgtaatgaatgtgggaaatctttgAAGTGTAAGTCATCGTTGATTAAACACCAGAGAATTCACACaggagaaaggccttatgagtgcAGCGAATGCGGGAAGTCTTTTATTACTAGTTCTGTCCTTCATTCTCATCagagagttcacactggagaaaggccttatgagtgcagtgaatgtgggaaaactTTTACCACTAGTTCTGTCCTCCGTGATCACCAGAGACTTCATactggagaaaggccttatgagtgTAGTAAATGTGGGAAAACTTTTACCACAAGTTCTGCCCTCCATTATCATCAcagagttcacactggagaaaggccttatgagtgcagtgaatgtggcAAGTCTTTTGTCCGAAGAAATAGCCTGAGTGTACACCTAAAGGTTCACTCAGGTGAAAAACCttataaatgtaatgaatgtgggaaatcaTTGAAGTGTAAGTCAACATTCAttcaacatcagagaattcacacaggAGAACGGCCTTAtgaatgcagtgaatgtgggaaatctttttCTGCTACTTCTGTCCTTCGTTCTCACCAGAGAGTTCACACgggagaaaggccttatgagtgcAATGAATGTCAAAAATCTTTTACCTCTAGTTCTGCCCTCCGTTCTCACCAAAGAGTACACACAGGAGAAAGACCTTATAAGTGCGATGACTGTGGCAAGTTCTTTCTCCACAGAAATAGCCTCAATGTACATATTAAAGTTCACTCAGGTGAAAGGCCttataaatgtaatgaatgtggcaAATCTTTGAACTATAAGTCGACGTTCATCCAACACCAGAGAATTCACACAGGAGAAAAGCCTTATCTGTGCAATGAATGTGGGAAGTCTTTTAGTCATAGCTGTGCCCTCCGGTATCATCGTCAAAGTCACCTTGGAATAAGTCCTTATGACTGTAGTGAATGTGGAAAATCTTTTACCACTAGTTCTGTCCTCCGTGACCACCAGAGActtcacactggagaaaggccctatgagtgcagtgaatgtgggaaatcttttacCGCTCGCTCTGTCCTCCGTTCTCACCAGAGAGTTCACTCTCGGGAAAGGCCTTATGAATGCAGTGAATGTGGCAAGTCCTTTGTCAGAAGAAATAGCCTCAATGTACACATAAAGGTTCACTCAGGTGAAAAGCCTTATaagtgtaatgaatgtgggaaatcttGGAAGTGCAAgtcaacattcataaaacaccAGAGAATTCACACAGGGGAAAAGTCTTTCActtgcagtgaatgtgggaaatcttttatTAGTTACGGTGCTCTTGGCCATCATCACAGAGTTCACAGTGGTGACAGGCCTTAG
- the LOC144322399 gene encoding uncharacterized protein LOC144322399 isoform X7: MLENFTLISSLGCCCGAEAVEAPIEQNASGGVSQTRTPRVALTSQKTHPCEMCGPVLRDIFHLAEQQGKENSQKLLRCGACGKRFYFSIKFEQQQHVGETLCRNGVDGACDVKSCGIHDSGKSFNCREVQKDFLSGSRHLRQEATASGEKPNTITQCRATLQSRKSHYPWGECKNAFSPKHPHVQDQGVHPGRQCFVCNECGKTFRYKSLFAIHQRSHTGERYHEFGKYGKYSRQRSTLSEHGKTHSGSRQYTCSKCGKSLGPKTVLIHPQRWHHGVKSYVCSECAKSYSCSSVSITHRVQPGERFYKCRGCGKSFPSMSALCYHRRSHTGERPFECSDCGKCFTARSVLHSHQRVHTGEKPYECNECGKSFLRRNSLNVHIKVHSSERPYKCNECGKSLKCKSAFIKHQRIHTGERPFECGECGKSFLRKNTLNVHIKVHSGERPYKCNECGKSFKFKSTFIKHQRIHTGERPYECNECGKSFISRTDLRYHQRIHTGERPYECSECGKSFVRQNILKVHRKVHSGERPYKCNECGKSLKCKSSLIKHQRIHTGERPYECSECGKSFITSSVLHSHQRVHTGERPYECSECGKTFTTSSVLRDHQRLHTGERPYECSKCGKTFTTSSALHYHHRVHTGERPYECSECGKSFVRRNSLSVHLKVHSGEKPYKCNECGKSLKCKSTFIQHQRIHTGERPYECSECGKSFSATSVLRSHQRVHTGERPYECNECQKSFTSSSALRSHQRVHTGERPYKCDDCGKFFLHRNSLNVHIKVHSGERPYKCNECGKSLNYKSTFIQHQRIHTGEKPYLCNECGKSFSHSCALRYHRQSHLGISPYDCSECGKSFTTSSVLRDHQRLHTGERPYECSECGKSFTARSVLRSHQRVHSRERPYECSECGKSFVRRNSLNVHIKVHSGEKPYKCNECGKSWKCKSTFIKHQRIHTGEKSFTCSECGKSFISYGALGHHHRVHSGDRP; this comes from the exons atgctggagaacttTACACTTATATCCTCACTGG GTTGCTGCTGTGGAGCAGAGGCTGTGGAGGCACCCATTGAACAGAATGCTTCTGGAGGTGTGTCACAGACCAGGACGCCCAGGGTAGCTCTGACTTCCCAGAAGACCCACCCCTGTGAGATGTGTGGTCCAGTCTTGAGAGACATTTTCCATTTGGCTGAGcagcagggaaaagaaaacagccaGAAACTGTTGAGGTGCGGAGCATGTGGGAAACGATTTTATTTCAGTATAAAGTTTGAACAGCAGCAGCACGTGGGAGAAACACTATGCAGAAACGGTGTGGATGGGGCCTGTGACGTGAAGAGCTGCGGAATCCATGATTCAGGAAAGTCCTTTAACTGTAGGGAAGTTCAGAAGGACTTCCTGTCTGGCTCGAGACATCTGCGGCAAGAGGCCACTGCGAGTGGGGAGAAGCCAAACACCATCACACAGTGCAGGGCAACTTTACAAAGCAGAAAAAGTCATTATCCTTGGGGAGAATGCAAGAACGCCTTTAGTCCCAAACATCCCCATGTTCAGGACCAGGGTGTCCACCCTGGAAGACAGTGCTTTGtgtgtaatgaatgtgggaaaacaTTCAGGTACAAATCATTATTTGCTATACACCAGAGATCTCATACTGGAGAAAGATATCATGAGTTTGGCAAATATGGAAAATACTCTAGGCAAAGATCAACCCTGAGTGAACATGGAAAGACTCACAGTGGATCCAGGCAATACACGTGTAGCAAATGTGGGAAATCCTTAGGTCCCAAAACTGTCCTCATTCATCCCCAGAGATGGCATCATGGAGTAAAGAGTTATGTGTGCAGTGAATGTGCAAAATCTTATAGCTGTAGCTCAGTGTCGATTACTCATAGAGTTCAACCTGGAGAAAGGTTTTATAAGTGTCGTGGCTGTGGAAAatcttttccctctatgtctgcCCTCTGTTATCATCGGAGATCTCACACAGGGGAAAGACCTTTTGAGTGCAGTGATTGTGGAAAGTGTTTTACTGCTCGTTCTGTCCTCCATTCTCACCAGAGggttcacactggagaaaagccTTATGAGTGCAATGAATGTGGCAAGTCCTTTTTGCGAAGAAATAGCCTCAATGTACACATAAAGGTTCACTCAAGTGAAAGGCCttataaatgtaatgaatgtgggaaatctttgAAGTGTAAGTCAGCATTCATTAAACACCAGAGAATTCACACAGGAGAAAGGCCTTTTGAGTGCGGAGAATGTGGCAAGTCCTTTCTCCGAAAAAATACTCTCAATGTACACATAAAGGTTCACTCAGGTGAAAGGCCTTATAAGtgcaatgaatgtgggaaatcaTTTAAGTTTAAGTCAACATTCATTAAACACCAGAGAATTCACACAGGAGAGAGGCCTTATGAGtgcaatgaatgtgggaaatcttttatATCTAGGACTGACCTGCGTTATCATCaaagaattcacactggagaaaggccttatgagtgcagtgaatgtggcAAGTCTTTTGTCCGACAAAATATCCTCAAAGTACACAGAAAGGTTCACTCAGGTGAAAGGCCTTATaagtgtaatgaatgtgggaaatctttgAAGTGTAAGTCATCGTTGATTAAACACCAGAGAATTCACACaggagaaaggccttatgagtgcAGCGAATGCGGGAAGTCTTTTATTACTAGTTCTGTCCTTCATTCTCATCagagagttcacactggagaaaggccttatgagtgcagtgaatgtgggaaaactTTTACCACTAGTTCTGTCCTCCGTGATCACCAGAGACTTCATactggagaaaggccttatgagtgTAGTAAATGTGGGAAAACTTTTACCACAAGTTCTGCCCTCCATTATCATCAcagagttcacactggagaaaggccttatgagtgcagtgaatgtggcAAGTCTTTTGTCCGAAGAAATAGCCTGAGTGTACACCTAAAGGTTCACTCAGGTGAAAAACCttataaatgtaatgaatgtgggaaatcaTTGAAGTGTAAGTCAACATTCAttcaacatcagagaattcacacaggAGAACGGCCTTAtgaatgcagtgaatgtgggaaatctttttCTGCTACTTCTGTCCTTCGTTCTCACCAGAGAGTTCACACgggagaaaggccttatgagtgcAATGAATGTCAAAAATCTTTTACCTCTAGTTCTGCCCTCCGTTCTCACCAAAGAGTACACACAGGAGAAAGACCTTATAAGTGCGATGACTGTGGCAAGTTCTTTCTCCACAGAAATAGCCTCAATGTACATATTAAAGTTCACTCAGGTGAAAGGCCttataaatgtaatgaatgtggcaAATCTTTGAACTATAAGTCGACGTTCATCCAACACCAGAGAATTCACACAGGAGAAAAGCCTTATCTGTGCAATGAATGTGGGAAGTCTTTTAGTCATAGCTGTGCCCTCCGGTATCATCGTCAAAGTCACCTTGGAATAAGTCCTTATGACTGTAGTGAATGTGGAAAATCTTTTACCACTAGTTCTGTCCTCCGTGACCACCAGAGActtcacactggagaaaggccctatgagtgcagtgaatgtgggaaatcttttacCGCTCGCTCTGTCCTCCGTTCTCACCAGAGAGTTCACTCTCGGGAAAGGCCTTATGAATGCAGTGAATGTGGCAAGTCCTTTGTCAGAAGAAATAGCCTCAATGTACACATAAAGGTTCACTCAGGTGAAAAGCCTTATaagtgtaatgaatgtgggaaatcttGGAAGTGCAAgtcaacattcataaaacaccAGAGAATTCACACAGGGGAAAAGTCTTTCActtgcagtgaatgtgggaaatcttttatTAGTTACGGTGCTCTTGGCCATCATCACAGAGTTCACAGTGGTGACAGGCCTTAG
- the LOC144322399 gene encoding uncharacterized protein LOC144322399 isoform X8 encodes MLENFTLISSLGCCCGAEAVEAPIEQNASGGVSQTRTPRVALTSQKTHPCEMCGPVLRDIFHLAEQQGKENSQKLLRCGACGKRFYFSIKFEQQQHVGETLCRNGVDGACDVKSCGIHDSGKSFNCREVQKDFLSGSRHLRQEATASGEKPNTITQCRATLQSRKSHYPWGECKNAFSPKHPHVQDQGVHPGRQCFVCNECGKTFRYKSLFAIHQRSHTGERYHEFGKYGKYSRQRSTLSEHGKTHSGSRQYTCSKCGKSLGPKTVLIHPQRWHHGVKSYVCSECAKSYSCSSVSITHRVQPGERFYKCRGCGKSFPSMSALCYHRRSHTGERPFECSDCGKCFTARSVLHSHQRVHTGEKPYECNECGKSFLRRNSLNVHIKVHSSERPYKCNECGKSLKCKSAFIKHQRIHTGERPFECGECGKSFLRKNTLNVHIKVHSGERPYKCNECGKSFKFKSTFIKHQRIHTGERPYECNECGKSFISRTDLRYHQRIHTGERPYECSECGKSFVRQNILKVHRKVHSGERPYKCNECGKSLKCKSSLIKHQRIHTGERPYECSECGKSFITSSVLHSHQRVHTGERPYECSECGKTFTTSSVLRDHQRLHTGERPYECSKCGKTFTTSSALHYHHRVHTGERPYECSECGKSFVRRNSLSVHLKVHSGEKPYKCNECGKSLKCKSTFIQHQRIHTGERPYECSECGKSFSATSVLRSHQRVHTGERPYECNECQKSFTSSSALRSHQRVHTGERPYKCDDCGKFFLHRNSLNVHIKVHSGERPYKCNECGKSLNYKSTFIQHQRIHTGEKPYLCNECGKSFSHSCALRYHRQSHLGISPYDCSECGKSFTTSSVLRDHQRLHTGERPYECSECGKSFTARSVLRSHQRVHSRERPYECSECGKSFVRRNSLNVHIKVHSGEKPYKCNECGKSWKCKSTFIKHQRIHTGEKSFTCSECGKSFISYGALGHHHRVHSGDRP; translated from the coding sequence GTTGCTGCTGTGGAGCAGAGGCTGTGGAGGCACCCATTGAACAGAATGCTTCTGGAGGTGTGTCACAGACCAGGACGCCCAGGGTAGCTCTGACTTCCCAGAAGACCCACCCCTGTGAGATGTGTGGTCCAGTCTTGAGAGACATTTTCCATTTGGCTGAGcagcagggaaaagaaaacagccaGAAACTGTTGAGGTGCGGAGCATGTGGGAAACGATTTTATTTCAGTATAAAGTTTGAACAGCAGCAGCACGTGGGAGAAACACTATGCAGAAACGGTGTGGATGGGGCCTGTGACGTGAAGAGCTGCGGAATCCATGATTCAGGAAAGTCCTTTAACTGTAGGGAAGTTCAGAAGGACTTCCTGTCTGGCTCGAGACATCTGCGGCAAGAGGCCACTGCGAGTGGGGAGAAGCCAAACACCATCACACAGTGCAGGGCAACTTTACAAAGCAGAAAAAGTCATTATCCTTGGGGAGAATGCAAGAACGCCTTTAGTCCCAAACATCCCCATGTTCAGGACCAGGGTGTCCACCCTGGAAGACAGTGCTTTGtgtgtaatgaatgtgggaaaacaTTCAGGTACAAATCATTATTTGCTATACACCAGAGATCTCATACTGGAGAAAGATATCATGAGTTTGGCAAATATGGAAAATACTCTAGGCAAAGATCAACCCTGAGTGAACATGGAAAGACTCACAGTGGATCCAGGCAATACACGTGTAGCAAATGTGGGAAATCCTTAGGTCCCAAAACTGTCCTCATTCATCCCCAGAGATGGCATCATGGAGTAAAGAGTTATGTGTGCAGTGAATGTGCAAAATCTTATAGCTGTAGCTCAGTGTCGATTACTCATAGAGTTCAACCTGGAGAAAGGTTTTATAAGTGTCGTGGCTGTGGAAAatcttttccctctatgtctgcCCTCTGTTATCATCGGAGATCTCACACAGGGGAAAGACCTTTTGAGTGCAGTGATTGTGGAAAGTGTTTTACTGCTCGTTCTGTCCTCCATTCTCACCAGAGggttcacactggagaaaagccTTATGAGTGCAATGAATGTGGCAAGTCCTTTTTGCGAAGAAATAGCCTCAATGTACACATAAAGGTTCACTCAAGTGAAAGGCCttataaatgtaatgaatgtgggaaatctttgAAGTGTAAGTCAGCATTCATTAAACACCAGAGAATTCACACAGGAGAAAGGCCTTTTGAGTGCGGAGAATGTGGCAAGTCCTTTCTCCGAAAAAATACTCTCAATGTACACATAAAGGTTCACTCAGGTGAAAGGCCTTATAAGtgcaatgaatgtgggaaatcaTTTAAGTTTAAGTCAACATTCATTAAACACCAGAGAATTCACACAGGAGAGAGGCCTTATGAGtgcaatgaatgtgggaaatcttttatATCTAGGACTGACCTGCGTTATCATCaaagaattcacactggagaaaggccttatgagtgcagtgaatgtggcAAGTCTTTTGTCCGACAAAATATCCTCAAAGTACACAGAAAGGTTCACTCAGGTGAAAGGCCTTATaagtgtaatgaatgtgggaaatctttgAAGTGTAAGTCATCGTTGATTAAACACCAGAGAATTCACACaggagaaaggccttatgagtgcAGCGAATGCGGGAAGTCTTTTATTACTAGTTCTGTCCTTCATTCTCATCagagagttcacactggagaaaggccttatgagtgcagtgaatgtgggaaaactTTTACCACTAGTTCTGTCCTCCGTGATCACCAGAGACTTCATactggagaaaggccttatgagtgTAGTAAATGTGGGAAAACTTTTACCACAAGTTCTGCCCTCCATTATCATCAcagagttcacactggagaaaggccttatgagtgcagtgaatgtggcAAGTCTTTTGTCCGAAGAAATAGCCTGAGTGTACACCTAAAGGTTCACTCAGGTGAAAAACCttataaatgtaatgaatgtgggaaatcaTTGAAGTGTAAGTCAACATTCAttcaacatcagagaattcacacaggAGAACGGCCTTAtgaatgcagtgaatgtgggaaatctttttCTGCTACTTCTGTCCTTCGTTCTCACCAGAGAGTTCACACgggagaaaggccttatgagtgcAATGAATGTCAAAAATCTTTTACCTCTAGTTCTGCCCTCCGTTCTCACCAAAGAGTACACACAGGAGAAAGACCTTATAAGTGCGATGACTGTGGCAAGTTCTTTCTCCACAGAAATAGCCTCAATGTACATATTAAAGTTCACTCAGGTGAAAGGCCttataaatgtaatgaatgtggcaAATCTTTGAACTATAAGTCGACGTTCATCCAACACCAGAGAATTCACACAGGAGAAAAGCCTTATCTGTGCAATGAATGTGGGAAGTCTTTTAGTCATAGCTGTGCCCTCCGGTATCATCGTCAAAGTCACCTTGGAATAAGTCCTTATGACTGTAGTGAATGTGGAAAATCTTTTACCACTAGTTCTGTCCTCCGTGACCACCAGAGActtcacactggagaaaggccctatgagtgcagtgaatgtgggaaatcttttacCGCTCGCTCTGTCCTCCGTTCTCACCAGAGAGTTCACTCTCGGGAAAGGCCTTATGAATGCAGTGAATGTGGCAAGTCCTTTGTCAGAAGAAATAGCCTCAATGTACACATAAAGGTTCACTCAGGTGAAAAGCCTTATaagtgtaatgaatgtgggaaatcttGGAAGTGCAAgtcaacattcataaaacaccAGAGAATTCACACAGGGGAAAAGTCTTTCActtgcagtgaatgtgggaaatcttttatTAGTTACGGTGCTCTTGGCCATCATCACAGAGTTCACAGTGGTGACAGGCCTTAG